A section of the Solea solea chromosome 17, fSolSol10.1, whole genome shotgun sequence genome encodes:
- the rsph3 gene encoding radial spoke head protein 3 homolog isoform X2 gives MSFASYRLRDPGGTYTFSSRPRAVENRSKAPQPEALRNYGNIMYDRRVVRGNTYTQHILPTTAQANAAESQRQQELRRRNVARKRDTSRLQTPDALQGRTHIHVQTDLYLEELSDAIVATDNECQTDAFLDKPATPLFIPAKTGKDVATQIEDGELFDFDREVQPVLEVLVGKTMEQSLLEVMEEEELACLRAQQRAFQELRNNELAEVQRLQEQERRRSEEKKRRVAQQREALQKEKETAEKIAARAYTQQYLTDLLPAVFSSLTNHGFFYDSVEKDIETNLFPWLMTEVNSRLERRHTARHLLDSIIHDVAQMRVERFDELETQPEK, from the exons ATGTCTTTTGCTTCGTATCGCCTCAGAGATCCGGGCGGAACTTACACCTTCTCCAGTCGCCCGAGAGCCGTGGAGAACCGCTCCAAAGCTCCGCAACCAGA GGCACTCAGAAATTATGGAAACATCATGTATGACCGTCGTGTCGTCAGAGGAAACACTTACACGCAGCACATCTTACCCACT ACAGCTCAGGCGAACGCCGCTGAATCCCAGAGGCAGCAGGAGCTCAGGAGGAGAAACGTTGCTCGAAAACGTGACACAAGCAGACTCCAGACTCCTGACGCCCTGCAGGGCAGGACGCACATCCACGTACAAACAG atctttATCTTGAAGAACTGAGTGACGCGATCGTGGCCACAGACAACGAGTGTCAGACCGATGCTTTCCTGGACAAACCAGCGACGCCTCTCTTCATCCCCGCCAAAACCGGCAAAGACGTCGCAACGCAGATAGAGGACGGAGAG CTGTTTGACTTTGACAGGGAGGTGCAGCCGGTGTTGGAGGTGCTGGTGGGGAAGACGATGGAGCAGTCTTTgctggaggtgatggaggaggaggagctggccTGTCTGAGGGCGCAGCAGAGGGCCTTCCAAGAGCTGCGGAATAACGAGCTGGCAGAGGTGCAGCGGCTACAGGAGCAGGAGAGACGGCGCAGCGAGGAGAAA AAGCGCAGAGTGGCACAGCAGAGGGAGGCGCtgcagaaagagaaggagactgcggagaaaattgctgcccgcGCCTACACGCAGCAGTACTTAACCGATCTCCTACCTGCTGTCTTCAGCTCGCTCACAAACCACGGCTTCTTTTATGACTCTGTGGAGAAAG ATATTGAGACAAATCTCTTCCCGTGGCTGATGACAGAGGTGAACAGTCGTCTGGAGAGGAGGCACACAGCGAGACACCTGCTGGACA gtataaTCCACGATGTGGCTCAGATGAGAGTGGAGCGCTTCGACGAGCTGGAAACACAACCAGAGAAAT AA
- the rsph3 gene encoding radial spoke head protein 3 homolog isoform X1, with amino-acid sequence MSFASYRLRDPGGTYTFSSRPRAVENRSKAPQPEALRNYGNIMYDRRVVRGNTYTQHILPTTAQANAAESQRQQELRRRNVARKRDTSRLQTPDALQGRTHIHVQTDLYLEELSDAIVATDNECQTDAFLDKPATPLFIPAKTGKDVATQIEDGELFDFDREVQPVLEVLVGKTMEQSLLEVMEEEELACLRAQQRAFQELRNNELAEVQRLQEQERRRSEEKKRRVAQQREALQKEKETAEKIAARAYTQQYLTDLLPAVFSSLTNHGFFYDSVEKDIETNLFPWLMTEVNSRLERRHTARHLLDSIIHDVAQMRVERFDELETQPEKCDE; translated from the exons ATGTCTTTTGCTTCGTATCGCCTCAGAGATCCGGGCGGAACTTACACCTTCTCCAGTCGCCCGAGAGCCGTGGAGAACCGCTCCAAAGCTCCGCAACCAGA GGCACTCAGAAATTATGGAAACATCATGTATGACCGTCGTGTCGTCAGAGGAAACACTTACACGCAGCACATCTTACCCACT ACAGCTCAGGCGAACGCCGCTGAATCCCAGAGGCAGCAGGAGCTCAGGAGGAGAAACGTTGCTCGAAAACGTGACACAAGCAGACTCCAGACTCCTGACGCCCTGCAGGGCAGGACGCACATCCACGTACAAACAG atctttATCTTGAAGAACTGAGTGACGCGATCGTGGCCACAGACAACGAGTGTCAGACCGATGCTTTCCTGGACAAACCAGCGACGCCTCTCTTCATCCCCGCCAAAACCGGCAAAGACGTCGCAACGCAGATAGAGGACGGAGAG CTGTTTGACTTTGACAGGGAGGTGCAGCCGGTGTTGGAGGTGCTGGTGGGGAAGACGATGGAGCAGTCTTTgctggaggtgatggaggaggaggagctggccTGTCTGAGGGCGCAGCAGAGGGCCTTCCAAGAGCTGCGGAATAACGAGCTGGCAGAGGTGCAGCGGCTACAGGAGCAGGAGAGACGGCGCAGCGAGGAGAAA AAGCGCAGAGTGGCACAGCAGAGGGAGGCGCtgcagaaagagaaggagactgcggagaaaattgctgcccgcGCCTACACGCAGCAGTACTTAACCGATCTCCTACCTGCTGTCTTCAGCTCGCTCACAAACCACGGCTTCTTTTATGACTCTGTGGAGAAAG ATATTGAGACAAATCTCTTCCCGTGGCTGATGACAGAGGTGAACAGTCGTCTGGAGAGGAGGCACACAGCGAGACACCTGCTGGACA gtataaTCCACGATGTGGCTCAGATGAGAGTGGAGCGCTTCGACGAGCTGGAAACACAACCAGAGAAATGTGACGAATAA
- the tagapb gene encoding T cell activation RhoGTPase activating protein b, producing the protein MDAVGYGIAATRRGSYDDSLRPHFKDLAQRRRSAPSLVFGKALGMPWSPIREEASCWVSVEQSPFVFGLTGENGELLLDECVQVTDHTKTRERHLFLFNKAIIFAKLKSTASYRLKHRVNLEDIWLYGFEDDAEEEEGTIGDIDLRVTVVLAWALSFCLVCFRSPEVKERWLDTLHRKIKDANARAGCAFSPPDVLMKVLSGSIATKTLTGGGMEQVIEFPLDGDAKLAGLSKELNNEEEKLTHPTEKKWDQVVRRFRKGSSFIYKASRTEADTKTQLFGQPLCKICTDECSLPKPVTEMLVLLRKRGPTTEGVFRKPCNNKNMKDVREQLNSGVEVDLVGQPVVLLIGLLKSFLKELPGSLLVSELYDKWIAALGNEDAQQRALEIKKVVDKLPVHNKLLLQHLVCVLHHILESADINKMDAYNLAVCIAPSLLQLDNSPLVEQKDKLMKVTELTQVLIEHCEILGENIPNLLDTDEDSLSSQHHDSAYDSTDPDGDGEAGEGSSPTHEECGSSSSLCTTTTTSWASDPYFRGLKPPYNRRCSEPIILVSPNLEGMHGGHARSHEDFSMETRHFEEQPLRKQISDDSFLLEGRARPRSVLSYPLPYTTGHRVKDCSCSSLESTASNQSEGSVFTSSPLGSPACPRRTNNTNQPSVAAKAQQDITRPIADEKRRSQSMRVASKVLMRTRSLGAFSRSSMKRDSQKENSFPCETLQEDSQSEADTPTELLHKTQPLSTIEVFKQVDSRLPCRPPSYEQAVQNAGLPPQYGAMTVQDAIVRRSRPSSVNYDLHPSTQCIDSFPQDKSVPFRQRAMSESVSRGHHEVLSRRCSQPVFEEFSYAKESYV; encoded by the exons ATGGACGCCGTAGGTTATGGGATTGCAGCAACGAGGCGAGGAAGCTACGATGATTCTCTGCGTCCT CACTTCAAGGACTTGGCTCAGAGGCGACGCTCTGCCCCTTCACTGGTCTTTGGGAAAGCACTTGGGATGCCATGGTCTCCTATCAG GGAGGAGGCGTCCTGCTGGGTGTCCGTGGAACAGAGTCCGTTCGTCTTTGGCCTCACCGGTGAAAACggagagctgctgctggacgAGTGCGTTCAGGTCACTGATCACACAAAGACCCGGGAGAGacacctcttcctctttaaCAAGGCCATCATTTTTGCCAAGCTTAA ATCGACTGCCAGCTATCGTTTGAAGCACAGAGTGAATCTTGAGGACATCTGGCTTTATGGATTCGAAGAtgatgcagaggaagaggagggaacaATCGGAGACATTGACCTGAGGGTGACAGTTGTTTTGGCCTGGGCTCTCTCGTtttgtttggtgtgttttcg CTCGCCTGAGGTTAAAGAACGCTGGTTAGATACTCTTCACAG AAAAATTAAAGACGCAAACGCGAGAGCCGGCTGTGCCTTTTCACCTCCAGACGTCCTCATGAAGGTGTTGAGTGGCAGCATTGCA ACTAAAACTCTAACAGGAGGTGGCATGGAACAAGTCATTGAGTTTCCACTCGAT GGCGACGCAAAGTTAGCTGGTCTTTCGAAAGAGTTGAATAATGAAGAGGAGAAGCTGACGCATCCCACTG AAAAAAAGTGGGACCAAGTGGTGAGGAGGTTCAGAAAGGGCTCCAGCTTCATCTACAAAGCAAGTCGCACAGAAGCAGACACAAAGACTCAGTTGTTTGGACAGCCCCTCTGCAAGATATGCACAGATGAATGCTCACTTCCCAAACCTGTCACA GAGATGCTGGTGTTGCTGAGGAAGAGGGGACCGACCACGGAGGGAGTGTTTCGAAAACCGTGCAACAACAAGAACATGAAGGACGTCAGAGAGCAGCTCAACAGCGGCGTGGAGGTGGACCTGGTGGGCCAGCCTGTGGTATTGCTCATCGGGCTTCTCAAA AGTTTCCTGAAGGAACTTCCTGGCAGCCTGCTGGTGTCCGAGCTTTATGATAAGTGGATTGCAGCTCTGGGCAACGAGGACGCTCAGCAGAGAGCTCTGGAAATCAAAAA GGTCGTAGACAAGCTCCCGGTGCACAAtaagctcctcctccagcatCTCGTCTGCGTCCTCCATCACATCCTTGAGAGCGCTGACATCAACAAGATGGACGCCTACAACCTGGCGGTGTGCATCGCCCCCAGTCTGCTGCAGCTGGACAACTCTCCGCTGGTTGAGCAGAAGGACAAGTTGATGAAG GTCACAGAGCTGACACAGGTCCTGATCGAGCACTGTGAGATACTTGGAGAGAATATCCCCAACCTGCTGGATACTGATGAAG ACTCTCTGTCCTCCCAGCATCATGACTCCGCATATGACAGCACTGACCCCGATGGAGACGGGGAAGCAGGAGAAGGTTCCTCTCCTACACATGAAGAATGTGGCTCGTCGTCCTCTctctgcaccaccaccaccacttctTGGGCGTCCGATCCCTACTTTCGGGGTTTAAAGCCGCCATACAACCGCCGCTGCTCCGAGCCCATCATCCTCGTCTCACCTAATCTCGAGGGTATGCACGGCGGCCATGCCAGGAGCCACGAGGACTTCTCCATGGAGACGAGGCACTTTGAGGAGCAGCCTCTGAGGAAGCAGATCTCCGATGACTCCTTCCTGCTCGAAGGGCGAGCGCGACCCAGGTCTGTCCTGTCCTATCCACTGCCGTACACGACAGGTCATCGGGTCAAAGACTGCTCGTGCTCTTCACTAGAGAGCACTGCCTCAAACCAGTCTGAGGGCTCAGTTTTCACCAGCTCCCCTTTGGGGTCACCGGCCTGCCCCAGGAGAACGAACAACACAAACCAGCCTTCAGTGGCTGCCAAGGCTCAACAGGACATTACCCGACCGATTGCAGACGAGAAGAGACGTTCACAGTCCATGAGAGTGGCCAGCAAAGTTCTCATGAGGACCAGGAGCTTAGGAGCCTTCAGTCGGAGCAGCATGAAGAGAGACTCGCAGAAGGAAAACTCCTTCCCTTGTGAAACGCTCCAGGAGGACTCTCAGAGTGAGGCGGACACACCCACGGAGCTTCTGCACAAGACACAACCTCTGTCGACCATCGAGGTGTTCAAGCAGGTGGACAGCCGGCTGCCCTGCAGGCCTCCCTCGTATGAGCAGGCGGTGCAGAATGCGGGACTTCCCCCACAGTACGGGGCAATGACTGTACAAGACGCCATAGTGCGGAGGTCCCGTCCGTCCTCTGTGAATTACGACTTGCATCCCAGCACTCAGTGCATTGACAGTTTCCCTCAGGACAAGAGTGTCCCTTTCCGCCAGAGAGCCATGTCTGAGTCAGTGTCCAGAGGTCACCACGAGGTCCTGTCACGGAGATGCAGTCAGCCCGTGTTTGAGGAATTCTCTTACGCTAAGGAGTCttatgtttga